The Panicum virgatum strain AP13 chromosome 5K, P.virgatum_v5, whole genome shotgun sequence genome has a window encoding:
- the LOC120709833 gene encoding uncharacterized protein LOC120709833, translating to MDRSWIYNSALFSPAFLSGVLQFMEYVRGRYSADEKIKCPCQKCLNQIEKSLDDVHKDIELNGMSRWYTRWVHHGEEQDDVGQDEDGELAIVPEDMSLDGNDQATLDEEGQLEDVVDDGARGVQGLIQDLRDAASHGFGGNLYKQLMEEAKRELYPGCTEETRLSFIIKLLHIKVYNRITTSGFDAFLELLSSSLKNVPGLPKSYNEMKALLRKIGFGYVCIYVCKYDCALFWKDHEGDDHCPVCGFTRWKVNKEGRKKVPHKVLRYFPIIPRLQRFFMSKQWAQYARWHKEKRVPIENEMRHPADGEAWKDFDETFKSFADDPRSLRLGIATDGFNPFGQMSNSYSIWPVIVVPYNFPPWMCMDQSNYMLALLIPSKKSPGKDFHVFMQPLIAYLIELWKGVKTYDAVEGKDFSLRAAILWGIHDYPALGTMSARTTKGYFACVHCDENPCSECLRNKIGFIDHRRFLPNDHAWRTNKSFNGKHEKREKPRKFSADEVMERLDEVCYVPGKNPDNKPKSRKRRRNEDEPVWHLKVSLYDLPYWSKLKLQYNLDVMHIEKNICENILSTLLNIPNKTKDTIAARLDLEDRGIRKELHLLDDSGSSSSKPRACYVLKPEDKKKFLQFVSNIKFPDGYASNISRCVNMEGGGSIHGLKTHGCHIMLQRILPAGLRGLVRKDVYEVITELGTFFRQLSSKTLKVDALNQMKEDIVLILCKLEKIYPPAFFDVMVHLAVHLPDEALLRGPVQYGWVYPIERRLGTFKRFVRNQARLEGSIAEAYTAYECMTQCSTYFSDIISRFTRPERNLDGEENISPNGYSIFGHGINLLGASKLHYQDKDYDSMIWFVLNNCEEVDEYKE from the coding sequence ATGGATAGAAGTTGGATTTATAACAGTGCACTATTTTCGCCGGCCTTTTTGTCTGGTGTTCTGCAATTCATGGAATATGTCAGAGGTAGATATAGTGCAGATGAGAAAATCAAGTGCCCATGCCAAAAATGCCTGAACCAGATAGAGAAAAGCCTAGATGATGTACACAAGGATATCGAACTCAATGGTATGTCTAGGTGGTATACTAGGTGGGTTCACCATGGAGAGGAACAAGATGATGTTGGACAAGATGAAGATGGAGAACTCGCTATTGTACCTGAAGATATGTCATTGGACGGAAATGACCAGGCAACACTTGACGAGGAAGGACAACTTGAAGATGTCGTAGATGACGGTGCAAGGGGAGTTCAGGGGTTGATTCAAGATTTGCGCGACGCAGCAAGCCATGGCTTTGGTGGTAACTTATATAAACAACTCATGGAAGAGGCAAAGCGTGAACTTTATCCAGGTTGCACCGAGGAGACTAGGCTATCATTCATTATTAAACTGCTGCATATAAAAGTGTACAATCGGATAACAACATCTGGGTTCGATGCATTCCTTGAGTTGCTTTCTTCATCTTTGAAGAATGTGCCCGGACTTCCTAAGTCCTATAACGAGATGAAAGCTCTGCTTCGGAAGATTGGTTTTGGTTATGTTTGTATTTATGTGTGCAAGTATgattgtgccttgttttggaaGGACCATGAAGGCGACGATCATTGCCCAGTTTGTGGCTTCACAAGATGGAAAGTGAACAAGGAGGGCAGAAAGAAAGTTCCTCACAAGGTCCTCCGTTACTTTCCAATAATTCCACGCCTTCAAAGGTTTTTTATGTCAAAGCAGTGGGCACAATATGCAAGATGGCACAAGGAAAAGAGGGTACCCATTGAGAATGAAATGAGACATCCTGCTGATGGGGAAGCTTGGAAAGATTTTGATGAGACTTTCAAGTCTTTTGCAGATGATCCCCGCAGTTTGAGGTTAGGCATTGCTACTGATGGATTTAACCCATTTGGTCAGATGAGTAATTCATATAGCATATGGCCAGTGATAGTTGTACCATACAATTTTCCACCATGGATGTGCATGGACCAATCCAATTATATGCTTGCTTTACTAATTCCAAGCAAAAAATCACCAGGCAAAGATTTCCATGTGTTCATGCAGCCTTTGATAGCATACTTGATAGAGCTTTGGAAGGGTGTAAAAACTTATGATGCAGTTGAAGGCAAAGACTTCAGCCTGCGTGCAGCGATTCTGTGGGGAATCCATGACTACCCTGCATTAGGCACCATGTCAGCCAGAACCACTAAGGGTTACTTTGCATGTGTGCACTGTGATGAGAATCCATGCTCCGAATGTCTTAGAAACAAAATTGGTTTCATAGACCATAGACGTTTCCTCCCTAACGACCATGCTTGGAGGACAAACAAATCTTTCAATGGCAAGcatgaaaaaagagagaagcccaggAAATTTAGTGCAGATGAGGTTATGGAAAGGTTGGATGAAGTTTGCTATGTTCCAGGCAAGAATCCAGATAATAAGCCAAAATCAAGAAAACGACGACGTAATGAAGATGAACCAGTATGGCATCTGAAGGTTAGCTTGTATGATTTACCATACTGGTCAAAATTGAAGCTACAATACAACCTTGATGTTATGCACATAGAGAAAAACATATGTGAAAACATTTTGTCAACTCTACTTAATATTCCAAACAAGACAAAGGACACCATCGCTGCTAGACTAGATTTGGAGGACAGAGGTATAAGAAAAGAGCTTCATTTGCTAGATGACAGTGGTAGTTCATCATCAAAGCCAAGAGCTTGTTATGTTCTAAAAccagaagacaagaagaagttcTTGCAATTTGTGAGCAATATTAAGTTTCCAGATGGCTATGCCTCCAATATATCAAGATGTGTCAATATGGAGGGAGGAGGATCAATACATGGGCTGAAAACACATGGCTGTCATATAATGCTGCAACGTATTTTACCAGCTGGCCTTCGTGGTTTGGTGCGCAAAGATGTATACGAAGTAATTACTGAATTGGGTACTTTTTTTAGACAACTTTCCTCCAAAACTCTAAAGGTTGATGCACTAAACCAGATGAAGGAAGATATTGTGCTTATCCTTTGCAAGCTAGAGAAAATTTATCCTCCAGCATTCTTTGATGTTATGGTTCACCTAGCAGTACACTTACCTGATGAGGCACTCCTTAGGGGACCGGTGCAGTATGGATGGGTGTATCCCATTGAGAGAAGGTTGGGCACCTTTAAGCGTTTCGTCCGCAATCAAGCAAGACTTGAAGGATCTATTGCGGAGGCATACACTGCCTATGAGTGTATGACCCAGTGCTCAACATATTTTAGTGACATCATTAGTAGGTTCACTAGGCCTGAAAGAAACTTAGATGGAGAAGAGAACATCTCACCCAATGGTTACTCTATTTTTGGTCATGGTATTAACCTGTTGGGTGCTTCAAAACTTCATTACCAAGACAAAGACTATGACTCCATGATTTGGTTTGTTCTAAATAACTGCGAAGAGGTTGATGAATACAAAGAGTGA
- the LOC120709834 gene encoding uncharacterized protein LOC120709834, whose translation MASISEIPENLRGNVIIPLENQSSMVCLGPMVPPPTTVNLQAPLDDMTGLPLIMCPTCKDVRVFAATTTKSQYNIGKSFFKCPRQGYGNGRCSRYWFEEEYMVYLEDHGYLLPASSTIAAASTTEVPELVGKIDRLEQNLNEVKEMVGKNREGLGSCICLVCGCVNVTIFVVLAIGLVVAVLK comes from the exons ATGGCGTCCATCTCCGAGATCCCAGAG AATCTCAGGGGCAACGTAATCATTCCACTAGAAAACCAATCCAGCATGGTCTGCTTAGGTCCGATGG TGCCTCCGCCCACTACTGTCAATCTGCAGGCACCGCTTGATGATATGACCGGGTTACCATTGATCATGTGCCCGACTTGCAAGGATGTGCGGGTGTTTGCTGCCACTACCACGAAGTCTCAGTATAATATTGGAAAGAGTTTTTTCAAGTGCCCTCGGCAAGGCTATGGAAAT GGGAGATGTTCCAGGTATTGGTTCGAGGAGGAATATATGGTGTACCTTGAGGATCATGGTTATCTACTTCCAGCTTCCTCGACCATTGCAGCTGCTTCGACAACAGAAGTTCCCGAGCTGGTGGGAAAAATTGATAGGTTGGAGCAAAATCTGAACGAGGTGAAGGAAATGGTTGGCAAGAACAGGGAAGGCTTGGGAAGTTGCATTTGTCTTGTGTGTGGATGTGTGAATGTAACAATATTCGTGGTGTTGGCCATTGGCTTGGTTGTAGCTGTATTGAAGTAG
- the LOC120709835 gene encoding uncharacterized protein LOC120709835, with the protein MDRSWIYNSALFLPAFLSGVLQFMEYVRGRYSADEKIKCPCQKCLNQIEKSLDDVHKDIELNGMSRWYTRWVHHGEEQDDVGQDEDGELAIVPEDMSLDGNDQATLDEEGQLEDVVDDGARGVQGLIQDLRDAASHGFGGNLYKQLMEEAKRELYPGCTEETRLSFIIKLLHIKVYNRITTSGFDAFLELLSSSLKNVPGLPKSYNEMKALLRKIGFGYVCIYVCKYDCALFWKDHEGDDHCPVCGFTRWKVNKEGRKKVPHKVLRYFPIIPRLQRFFMSKQWAQYARWHKEKRVPIENEMRHPADGEAWKDFDETFKSFADDPRSLRLGIATDGFNPFGQMSNSYSIWPVIVVPYNFPPWMCMDQSNYMLALLIPSKKSPGKDFHVFMQPLIAYLIELWKGVKTYDAVEGKDFSLRAAILWGIHDYPALGTMSARTTKGYFACVHCDENPCSECLRNKIGFIDHRRFLPNDHAWRTNKSFNGKHEKREKPRKFSADEVMERLDEVCYVPGKNPDNKPKSRKRRRNEDEPVWHLKVSLYDLPYWSKLKLQYNLDVMHIEKNICENILSTLLNIPNKTKDTIAARLDLEDRGIRKELHLLDDSGSSSSKPRACYVLKPEDKKKFLQFVSNIKFPDGYASNISRCVNMEGGGSIHGLKTHGCHIMLQRILPAGLRGLVRKDVYEVITELGTFFRQLSSKTLKVDALNQMKEDIVLILCKLEKIYPPAFFDVMVHLAVHLPDEALLRGPVQYGWVYPIERRLGTFKRFVRNQARLEGSIAEAYTAYECMTQCSTYFSDIISRFTRPERNLDGEENISPNGYSIFGHGINLLGASKLHYQDKDYDSMIWFVLNNCEEVDEYKE; encoded by the coding sequence ATGGATAGAAGTTGGATTTATAACAGTGCACTATTTTTGCCGGCCTTTTTGTCTGGTGTTCTGCAATTCATGGAATATGTCAGAGGTAGATATAGTGCAGATGAGAAAATCAAGTGCCCATGCCAAAAATGCCTGAACCAGATAGAGAAAAGCCTAGATGATGTACACAAGGATATCGAACTCAATGGTATGTCTAGGTGGTATACTAGGTGGGTTCACCATGGAGAGGAACAAGATGATGTTGGACAAGATGAAGATGGAGAACTCGCTATTGTACCTGAAGATATGTCATTGGACGGAAATGACCAGGCAACACTTGACGAGGAAGGACAACTTGAAGATGTCGTAGATGACGGTGCAAGGGGAGTTCAGGGGTTGATTCAAGATTTGCGCGACGCAGCAAGCCATGGCTTTGGTGGTAACTTATATAAACAACTCATGGAAGAGGCAAAGCGTGAACTTTATCCAGGTTGCACCGAGGAGACTAGGCTATCATTCATTATTAAACTGCTGCATATAAAAGTGTACAATCGGATAACAACATCTGGGTTCGATGCATTCCTTGAGTTGCTTTCTTCATCTTTGAAGAATGTGCCCGGACTTCCTAAGTCCTATAACGAGATGAAAGCTCTGCTTCGGAAGATTGGTTTTGGTTATGTTTGTATTTATGTGTGCAAGTATgattgtgccttgttttggaaGGACCATGAAGGCGACGATCATTGCCCAGTTTGTGGCTTCACAAGATGGAAAGTGAACAAGGAGGGCAGAAAGAAAGTTCCTCACAAGGTCCTCCGTTACTTTCCAATAATTCCACGCCTTCAAAGGTTTTTTATGTCAAAGCAGTGGGCACAATATGCAAGATGGCACAAGGAAAAGAGGGTACCCATTGAGAATGAAATGAGACATCCTGCTGATGGGGAAGCTTGGAAAGATTTTGATGAGACTTTCAAGTCTTTTGCAGATGATCCCCGCAGTTTGAGGTTAGGCATTGCTACTGATGGATTTAACCCATTTGGTCAGATGAGTAATTCATATAGCATATGGCCAGTGATAGTTGTACCATACAATTTTCCACCATGGATGTGCATGGACCAATCCAATTATATGCTTGCTTTACTAATTCCAAGCAAAAAATCACCAGGCAAAGATTTCCATGTGTTCATGCAGCCTTTGATAGCATACTTGATAGAGCTTTGGAAGGGTGTAAAAACTTATGATGCAGTTGAAGGCAAAGACTTCAGCCTGCGTGCAGCGATTCTGTGGGGAATCCATGACTACCCTGCATTAGGCACCATGTCAGCCAGAACCACTAAGGGTTACTTTGCATGTGTGCACTGTGATGAGAATCCATGCTCCGAATGTCTTAGAAACAAAATTGGTTTCATAGACCATAGACGTTTCCTCCCTAACGACCATGCTTGGAGGACAAACAAATCTTTCAATGGCAAGcatgaaaaaagagagaagcccaggAAATTTAGTGCAGATGAGGTTATGGAAAGGTTGGATGAAGTTTGCTATGTTCCAGGCAAGAATCCAGATAATAAGCCAAAATCAAGAAAACGACGACGTAATGAAGATGAACCAGTATGGCATCTGAAGGTTAGCTTGTATGATTTACCATACTGGTCAAAATTGAAGCTACAATACAACCTTGATGTTATGCACATAGAGAAAAACATATGTGAAAACATTTTGTCAACTCTACTTAATATTCCAAACAAGACAAAGGACACCATCGCTGCTAGACTAGATTTGGAGGACAGAGGTATAAGAAAAGAGCTTCATTTGCTAGATGACAGTGGTAGTTCATCATCAAAGCCAAGAGCTTGTTATGTTCTAAAAccagaagacaagaagaagttcTTGCAATTTGTGAGCAATATTAAGTTTCCAGATGGCTATGCCTCCAATATATCAAGATGTGTCAATATGGAGGGAGGAGGATCAATACATGGGCTGAAAACACATGGCTGTCATATAATGCTGCAACGTATTTTACCAGCTGGCCTTCGTGGTTTGGTGCGCAAAGATGTATACGAAGTAATTACTGAATTGGGTACTTTTTTTAGACAACTTTCCTCCAAAACTCTAAAGGTTGATGCACTAAACCAGATGAAGGAAGATATTGTGCTTATCCTTTGCAAGCTAGAGAAAATTTATCCTCCAGCATTCTTTGATGTTATGGTTCACCTAGCAGTACACTTACCTGATGAGGCACTCCTTAGGGGACCGGTGCAGTATGGATGGGTGTATCCCATTGAGAGAAGGTTGGGCACCTTTAAGCGTTTCGTCCGCAATCAAGCAAGACTTGAAGGATCTATTGCGGAGGCATACACTGCCTATGAGTGTATGACCCAGTGCTCAACATATTTTAGTGACATCATTAGTAGGTTCACTAGGCCTGAAAGAAACTTAGATGGAGAAGAGAACATCTCACCCAATGGTTACTCTATTTTTGGTCATGGTATTAACCTGTTGGGTGCTTCAAAACTTCATTACCAAGACAAAGACTATGACTCCATGATTTGGTTTGTTCTAAATAACTGCGAAGAGGTTGATGAATACAAAGAGTGA